The region ATGCCTTCATTGGTTTCTGTGATCGTGACACCCGCATCGCGCAGGGTATCGAGCGCTGACTGCAACAGGTCCGCGCGACCGTTTTTCAGCATCACTTCACCACCGGTCATGGCTACGGCCATGGCATAGGTGCCCGCCTCAATGCGATCAGGCAAAACGCTGTGGGTTGCACCGTGCAGGCTTTCCTTGCCCTTGATCACCAGAGTGGAGGTGCCGACGCCGGAAATATCTGCACCCATCTTGATGAGGCAGTTGGCGAGATCACCCACTTCAGGCTCACGTGCGGCATTGTTCAGTACTGTGGTGCCGTCCGCCAGACAGGCCGCCATCAGCAGGGTATGGGTCGCGCCCACCGAAATTTTCGGGAAGGTATATTCCGCGCCCTTCAACCCGTCTGGAGCTTTGGCGATCACATAGCCCTGGTCAAGCGAGATATCCGCGCCCATGGCCTCAAGCCCTTCAATGAACAGATCCACCGGACGGGTGCCGATGGCGCAGCCACCAGGAAGGGAAACGCGAGCCTCGCCCATGCGGGCGACAAGCGGGCCAATTACCCAGAAGCTGGCCCGCATCTTGGAAACCAGATCATAGGGGGCGACCGTGTCCACAATGGCACCGGCGGTCAGATGAATGGTCTGTCCGGCGAGAGGGTCCTGCCCGTAGCGCTTGCCTTTTACGGCATAATCGACACCGTGATTGCCCAGAATATGGACAAGCTGTGCCACATCCCGGAGACGAGGCACGTTTTCAAGCGTCAGCGTTTCTTCGGTCAGAAGGCTGGCAATCATCAAAGGAAGAGTGGCGTTCTTGGCGCCGGAAATCGGAATGGTTCCGTTCAGGCGGTTACCGCCCACAATGCGAATGCGATCCATAAAGTCTCTGGTCCC is a window of Coralliovum pocilloporae DNA encoding:
- the murA gene encoding UDP-N-acetylglucosamine 1-carboxyvinyltransferase; this encodes MDRIRIVGGNRLNGTIPISGAKNATLPLMIASLLTEETLTLENVPRLRDVAQLVHILGNHGVDYAVKGKRYGQDPLAGQTIHLTAGAIVDTVAPYDLVSKMRASFWVIGPLVARMGEARVSLPGGCAIGTRPVDLFIEGLEAMGADISLDQGYVIAKAPDGLKGAEYTFPKISVGATHTLLMAACLADGTTVLNNAAREPEVGDLANCLIKMGADISGVGTSTLVIKGKESLHGATHSVLPDRIEAGTYAMAVAMTGGEVMLKNGRADLLQSALDTLRDAGVTITETNEGISVARNGTALKPVDIETEPFPGFPTDLQAQFMALMTKADGVSRITETIFENRFMHVQELARLGADIQLDGQSAIVTGVDELKGAPVMATDLRASVSLVIAGLVADGETIVNRVYHLDRGFERLEEKLSRCGATIERISA